A single window of Nasonia vitripennis strain AsymCx chromosome 4, Nvit_psr_1.1, whole genome shotgun sequence DNA harbors:
- the LOC100121725 gene encoding E3 ubiquitin-protein ligase UBR5 isoform X4, protein MSSIHFVVHPLPGTDDQLNDRLKEVAEKINRYGFVTPPALNGLKSTVKRIVVGPTHIGLLMDDNRICRVAYTVLYDRLDLRKSEPSRNTTKSHVGNSSSAPSGSSNTGGGSSGAGGSGTGGSGGGGSGSRAGISRSRARIMRNSSAIRGGGSGGSGAGGGSGSAAGNGRIGPPGVIMGGSSSSSSRPIVSVPAPFVPEDLISQAQVVLQGKSRNLIMRELQRTNLDVNLAVNNLLSRDDEEGDDAEDAADSYVPEDLISLLDGGFSNEHSVIIDADSMFPEDVFGYPGMRNRVSSSRRLGNDRDSERSTERDRDRDSFSRWRDRQYYGPRRWLETALKDSWDKDPDIKKKELASQSPLWISEELEWWNERSEPAPRFVQIAALYSELIAISSTGQLYQWRWSDAEPFKHPDNPNIHHPKTIALNLAGEKIVNVSATAIRCSVSTESGKVATWLDELLGHVASRLEHPAQAFTEFTLDKIVSLHTCALYTVARLESGALYWWGVLPFAQRMKLWEKYKAKSRKHRPSTVASADITYGSHVCMKNSPIYQAGAIGFTIANGVPKVGQLLSAVWNLDAICRFKILPAGILPPNVATDKRETNGNGSSNSSSKTSHKETADRIDMPPPPSPASSTCSDTGSITTSHKRQKRMAPKSEGDADRKDEEDWHLKDVVFVEDVKTLPIGKVIKVDGCYVAVKFFSKDLKEKEKEAKDKDFNNSDFKDATAEEPTKLLADCRLLRKDELVVMKSSMSSRAPDCFQRTPRRVNIAEGSNENLLTIATDGQGIHAILRSGSKLSYVIYNLSTGRYVQDCYIPSDISSFLGLQPQNISLTSAGENTECSMILRDGNNTIYPIAKDCADAIRDPNWLDLAPVLCVGASTIPIPSIPSMNLKNQVAVIALVFDNLLLMPRILRCDYDGVKQVFANLEQDLKANVAQMQSILNERCDGNRNILHACINMCAPTSNKEVEQGIEHELVTNTVDTNSAPIEEPIPTLSWPPEAFDNTSGEEDSLLGIGATSISMMNKSASAVNNTYIIDSVERRNNALLILKFMCESPVLGPHLKELLSARDAQGQTPLMLAVSVRAYHAALIVLDTIQRVGKDFKDCSSMILPADASPDLSPLFVTCCNDTCSFTWTGDEHINQDIFECRTCGLTGTLCCCTECARVCHRGHDCKLKHTSPTAYCDCWEKCKCKALIAGRQSARYDLLCRLVTSTDLATKINSRGESILLFLVQTVGRQSVEQRQFRSAPRQRSTSANRKNPASDRLGADSDMPDHDLEPPRFSRRALERLLNDWSAVQCTIMSGVHESTSEQLFGDQGQSCKQSGTALLDKFTHSLLVKCSAEMLDCLLTTLIRELQNDSIPGRQEEAIVVARRFVRSVARIFVIFTIEMAPNTTKRRSASQASQPLMKCRRIFQALIKLAVEELCETADSLIAPVRLGVARPTAPFTLTSSAIEVINGSEELFSIEPLIPHSGLASQSLDTTLTAQTGSNGIAIARDVSAMDDTEPGEEVPMDLDGDISEQEESSAAVSTQPLGEVDGNAGGVGEEPAGDGESDTELDLLVEAETESDSDDNHSNQDAASAQRSVQTGATAGSDGGMNSILLYPEDESGESSQQEDDESEAGETDEQDTEEFQIGDEQLERRRNVFRSSGSTGHSHRNNLAPVSMQWAIRNRESSTRTAGLRVAGGNNLVFIDPSSLRRSTATSAVAAVQEPITMGTTASCLARAFGIVIRQIADLLTMMQDYKVVAPALPRTLEVTFFDAISLQMYLEEHLKPTWDWLLTVMDATEAQLRFGVSLTRSADPTHPEHPLNSAPSLSGGNFTGLLNSAALSLSLQNNGTGRSARSGITTTSNISTTQGSTRLTVGFTGVGETSRSSRERGDAHSARREFLSYCLSLMRAHNGEHRDSLPVLDVSALRHVAYVFDALVYYMRSLSEPISSRGESQKETTDTTWNDQDENDNEEGDDETLHANASMETDSDYPDLLNIPCASASGSGLLSGGPQSNSGSAAKGRKHPFLQRSDSTLCLGCPPLDPFDTVMSEALPLADQPHLLQPHSRREDLFGVPRQSPGTTASGSGANVLEGLPTRLGLSTRTAEGSLNSSTLILGQIEQIVRNSCSTSAAVDRRNANAGRSDAGEPGPSKKTYNQTNEQSQSTVAVVEQQTDRAPIIVSPNNQPMEMESNSNSSSSPPKSGSSKDVQCKAERSVIVRAGSSSSGSCSSENSINKQSNVVVPEVIVSGVQTDSQTVGANEEVVDLATTPTASQEISAHETVEGSNSNSSSQSAPSAPDPPQQQHQAPSTPARAQVSNIGTKISHNILLGRWRLSLDLFGRVFMEDVGLEAGSIVSELGGFPVKEAKFRRDMEKLRSSQQKDITLSKVERDRTQLLVQTMKELNTQYNLYNRRASNTPPLAVNRVKVTFKDEPGEGSGVARGFYTAIAEALLANEKLPPLEAAQVGSKYTQYNVLQKLKIRERDRDLRRQNPRSSGKCRESRRALSFEARSFHPSTSLEGSSSNSGNSSSTAHPPLFVHANNDHLTMHQQQLGDRLYPKVYALRPTHAEKITGMLLEMNPAQLLMLLASEESLRQKVEEAFELIQSHNQDLASEALLDLDVFSLTERCGATKKKQLESSIIDDTEDNAPLFYAPGKRGFYTPRQGRGSYERLNAFRNVGRLIGLCLLQNELCPIFLNRHVLKYILARPIRFHDLAFFDAVIYESLRQLVVDAETKDSSNLFQLDLTFSIDLCPEEGGGSIELVPNGRDIEVTAGNVYDYVRKYAEVRMIKVQEKALEAMREGVFDVLPEGALDGLTSEDLRLLLNGVGDINVSVLISYTSFNDESGEPTDRLVKFKRWLWSIVEKMSHVERQDLVYFWTGSPALPASEDGFQPMPSVTIRPADDAHLPTANTCISRLYVPLYSSRHVLRHKLLLAIKTKNFGFV, encoded by the exons ATGAGCTCCATTCACTTCGTCGTCCATCCCTTACCGGGGACGGACGACCAGCTCAACGACAG ATTGAAGGAGGTTGCAGAAAAAATCAACAGATATGGATTTGTCACACCACCAGCCCTCAATGGGCTCAAATCAACAGTTAAACGGATTGTTGTTGGACCAACACACATTGGCTTGCTTATGGATGATAACAGAATTTGCCGTGTGGCGTACACAGTTCTATATGACAGATTGGATTTGCGAAAAAGCGAACCAAGCAGAAA CACAACTAAAAGTCACGTGGGCAACTCGTCCTCGGCACCGAGTGGCAGCAGCAACACCGGTGGCGGCAGTAGCGGAGCCGGTGGTAGCGGCACCGGAGGAAGCGGAGGAGGCGGCAGCGGTAGCCGCGCCGGCatctcgcgctctcgcgccCGTATAATGCGCAACAGTTCAGCTATTCGTGGTGGCGGTAGCGGTGGAAGTGGTGCCGGAGGTGGTAGTGGTAGTGCAGCCGGAAATGGACGTATCGGACCACCCGGTGTCATCATGGGtggaagcagcagcagcagctccagACCGATAGTCTCGGTACCCGCGCCGTTTGTACCCGAGGATCTTATTTCACAG GCTCAAGTGGTGTTACAAGGCAAAAGCCGTAATTTGATTATGCGCGAACTCCAGCGTACGAATTTGGATGTAAATTTAGCAGTAAATAATTTGCTATCAAGAGATGACGAGGAAGGAGATGATGCGGAAGACGCGGCTGACAGTTACGTACCGGAGGACCTTATATCATTGTTAGATGGAGGATTTAGTAATGAGCATTCAGTTATCATTGATGCCGACTCTATGTTTCCGGAGGATGTATTCGGTTATCCAGGAATGAGAAA CCGTGTCAGTTCATCACGAAGACTTGGAAATGACCGCGACAGTGAGCGATCAACAGAACGTGACAGAGATCGGGACAGTTTCAGTCGTTGGAGGGATCGTCAGTACTACGGACCACGTCGTTGGCTGGAAACTGCTTTAAAAGATTCTTGGGACAAGGATCCAG ATATCAAAAAGAAAGAGCTGGCGTCTCAGAGTCCACTGTGGATATCAGAAGAGCTCGAGTGGTGGAACGAGCGCAGCGAACCGGCGCCTCGGTTCGTTCAGATAGCTGCCCTTTACAGCGAGCTGATCGCTATCTCGTCTACGGGTCAACTGTATCAGTGGCGATGGTCCGATGCTGAGCCATTCAAGCATCCAGAT aaTCCGAACATTCACCATCCTAAAACTATAGCCTTAAATTTGGCCGGTGAGAAAATTGTAAACGTATCTGCGACAGCAATCCGCTGCTCCGTAAGCACCGAGAGCGGCAAAGTGGCAACCTGGCTGGACGAACTGTTGGGACACGTTGCCTCCAGATTGGAGCATCCGGCTCAGGCGTTCACTGAATTTACATTAGATAAAATTGTCTCGCTCCACACCTGTGCGCTTTACACCGTCGCCCGATTGGAGAGCGGAGCACTCTATTGGTG GGGTGTGCTGCCATTCGCCCAGCGCATGAAATTATGGGAGAAGTACAAAGCCAAGTCCAGGAAACACAGACCATCTACAGTTGCGTCCGCTGACATAACTTACGGCAGCCACGTGTGCATGAAAAATAGTCCAATTTATCAGGCGGGAGCTATCGGCTTTACAATAGCAAATGGCGTGCCAAAAGTGGGACAACTTCTGTCGGCAGTTTGGAACCTAGACGCCATTTGtcgtttcaaaattttaccgGCCGGCATACTACCGCCCAATGTCGCTACCGATAAGCGTGAAACAAATGGAAATGGATCGTCAAACAGTAGCAGCAAAACGAGCCATAAAGAAACGGCTGATAGGATTGATATGCCGCCTCCACCGTCGCCTGCGTCTAGCACTTGCAGCGACACTGGCAGTATCACGACTAGCCACA AACGGCAAAAACGCATGGCGCCAAAAAGTGAAGGAGATGCCGACCGAAAAGACGAAGAAGACTGGCATTTAAAAGATGTAGTTTTCGTAGAAGACGTTAAAACCCTTCCGATAGGAAAAGTAATCAAAGTTGACGGCTGCTATGTGGCAGTTAAATTTTTCTCTAAAGATttaaaagaaaaggaaaaggaAGCTAAGGACAAAGATTTCAACAATTCCGATTTTAAGGATGCGACGGCCGAAGAGCCAACTAAGCTTTTAGCTGACTGTAGACTTCTCAGGAAGGATGAACTCGTA gtAATGAAATCATCGATGAGCTCTCGAGCTCCAGACTGTTTCCAACGCACTCCAAGACGCGTCAATATTGCTGAAGGCTCTAATGAAAATCTCTTGACAATAGCCACTGATGGTCAGGGTATACACGCAATATTGCGCAGTGGAAGTAAATTAAGCTACGTGATATATAATCTCAGTACCGGAAGATATGTTCAAGATTGCTACATTCCATCAGACATTTCATCGTTTTTGGGCCTACAACCGCAAAATATCAGTCTCACCAGTGCCGGGGAGAATACAGAGTGTTCAATGATTTTACGTGATGGCAATAATACTATTTATCCCATCGCAAAAGACTGCGCGGATGCAATTCGCGATCCCAATTGGCTGGATCTCGCACCGGTGCTTTGCGTTGGTGCCTCGACCATTCCCATTCCAAGTATTCCTTCTATGAATCTTAAAAATCAAGTAGCTGTTATCGCCCTTGTGTTTGACAATCTTTTGCTTATGCCTCGAATCTTAAGATGTGACTATGACGGCGTTAAGCAAGTATTCGCCAATTTGGAGCAAGACTTGA aaGCAAATGTAGCTCAAATGCAATCAATTCTCAACGAACGTTGTGACGGCAATCGTAATATTCTTCACGCCTGTATTAACATGTGTGCTCCTACTTCCAACAAAGAAGTTGAGCAAGGCATTGAGCATGAATTGGTGACTAATACCGTAGATACGAATTCCGCTCCGATCGAAGAGCCAATCCCAACATTGAGCTGGCCACCTGAAGCATTTGACAACACTTCAGGCGAAGAAGATTCTTTACTTGGCATCGGAGCCACCAGTATTTCAATGATGAACAAAAGCGCATCTGCCGTAAATAATACTTACATAATAGATTCCGTTGAGAGACGAAACAATGCTTTGCTTATACTGAAATTTATGTGCGAGAGTCCTGTATTAGGTCCACATCTCAAGGAACTGCTTTCTGCGAGAGACGCACAGGGTCAGACCCCTCTCATGCTGGCCGTTTCAGTGCGTGCCTACCACGCGGCTCTTATAGTTCTAGATACAATTCAGCGTGTAGGTAAAGATTTCAAGGACTGCTCATCGATGATTCTTCCTGCTGACGCAAGTCCCGACCTATCCCCTCTTTTCGTCACTTGCTGCAATGACACTTGTAGCTTCACATGGACCGGCGATGAACACATCAATCAGGATATCTTCGAATGCCGCACTTGCGGCCTTACCGGCACACTCTGCTGCTGTACAGAGTGCGCCAGGGTCTGCCATCGCGGACATGATTGTAAACTCAAGCACACCTCGCCCACTGCCTACTGTGACTGCTGGGAGAAGTGCAAGTGCAAAGCTCTCATTGCTGGAAGACAGAGCGCTAGATATGACCTGCTTTGCAGGCTTGTGACAAGTACCGATCTTGCTACCAAAATCAATTCAAGAGGTGAATCAATTTTGCTGTTTCTTGTTCAAACCGTCGGACGTCAATCTGTCGAGCAACGTCAGTTCCGCTCAGCACCGCGTCAGCGCTCGACTTCAGCCAACCGAAAGAATCCAGCCTCTGATAGACTGGGCGCTGACTCAGACATGCCGGATCACGATCTAGAACCACCGCGCTTCAGTCGTCGTGCTCTCGAGCGTTTGCTCAATGACTGGTCGGCGGTACAGTGCACTATCATGTCGGGTGTGCACGAATCCACTAGTGAACAGCTTTTCGGTGACCAGGGTCAGTCTTGCAAACAAAGTGGGACAGCGTTGTTGGATAAATTCACGCACTCGTTGTTGGTGAAGTGCAGTGCTGAGATGCTGGACTGCTTGTTGACTACGCTCATACGCGAGCTTCAGAATGATAGTATTCCTGGGCGACAGGAGGAGGCAATCGTCGTGGCGAGAAGGTTCGTCAGATCTGTTGCCAGGATTTTCGTCATATTTACCATCGAGATGGCTCCTAACACTACTAAGCGAAGAAG tgcAAGCCAGGCATCTCAGCCACTGATGAAGTGTCGCCGAATATTCCAAGCTCTGATCAAACTAGCAGTAGAAGAACTTTGCGAAACTGCCGATTCCTTGATTGCGCCAGTTCGTCTAGGTGTTGCCAGACCAACTGCGCCGTTTACCCTAACAAGTTCTGCCATCGAAGTAATTAATGGTTCAGAAGAACTATTTTCAATCGAGCCGTTGATACCGCATAGTGGTCTTGCCTCACAAAGTCTTGATACTACGCTAACAGCACAAACGGGTAGCAACGGTATAGCTATCGCCAGAGATGTTTCGGCTATGGATGACACTGAACCCGGCGaag aagTACCAATGGATCTAGACGGTGATATAAGTGAGCAAGAGGAATCTTCCGCTGCCGTAAGCACTCAACCTCTCGGCGAGGTTGATGGAAACGCAGGTGGCGTTGGCGAAGAACCCGCTGGTGATGGCGAATCCGATACTGAGCTCGACTTACTGGTAGAAGCTGAAACAGAGTCTGATTCTGATGACAACCACAGCAACCAAGATGCCGCATCGGCCCAACGCAGTGTACAAACCGGAGCTACTGCCGGCTCAGACGGTGGAATGAACTCGATATTGCTCTATCCAGAGGACGAGTCTGGAGAGTCCAGTCAACAAGAGGACGATGAGAGCGAAGCAGGAGAGACCGATGAGCAAGATACTGAAGAGTTTCAGATTGGTGATGAACAGCTGGAGAGACGCAG AAATGTATTCCGTTCTAGTGGATCAACTGGCCATTCTCACCGTAACAACCTGGCGCCCGTCTCGATGCAATGGGCCATTCGCAATCGTGAGTCGAGCACCCGAACTGCTGGACTACGTGTCGCGGGTGGAAACAACCTCGTCTTCATCGATCCGTCATCTCTGAGACGTTCAACAGCCACTTCGGCGGTCGCTGCAGTTCAAGAACCTATTACCATGGGCACCACTGCCAGCTGTTTAGCTCGAGCTTTTGGAATTGTTATTAGACAGATCGCCGATCTACTGACCATGATGCAAGACTACAAAGTGGTTGCACCCGCCCTGCCCAGAACTCTAGAAGTTACTTTCTTCGATGCTATCAGTCTTCAG atGTACTTGGAAGAACACCTTAAGCCAACCTGGGACTGGTTACTAACAGTAATGGATGCCACTGAAGCCCAGTTGCGTTTCGGTGTCTCATTAACTCGTAGCGCCGATCCTACCCATCCAGAGCACCCGTTGAATAGCGCTCCATCCCTCTCGGGTGGCAATTTTACTGGTCTTCTAAACTCTGCTGCTTTGTCTCTGTCACTTCAGAATAACGGCACTGGTCGCAGTGCCCGTAGCGGCATCACTACTACTTCTAATATTTCGACAACTCAAGGATCGACGAGATTGACCGTTGGATTTACTGGAGTTGGCGAAACTTCTCGCAGCAGTAGAGAAC gTGGAGATGCACACTCGGCAAGACGCGAATTTTTATCATACTGCCTGTCCCTTATGCGAGCTCACAATGGAGAACATAGAGACAGTTTACCTGTATTAGATGTGTCGGCCTTACGCCATGTTGCTTACGTTTTTGATGCACTGGTATACTACATGAGATCGTTGTCCGAACCAATTTCATCAAGAGGAGAATCGCAGAAAGAAACTACCGATACCACTTGGAACGATCAG GATGAAAATGATAACGAGGAAGGAGACGATGAAACTCTGCACGCTAACGCTTCAATGGAGACAGATTCTGATTATCCAGATCTTTTGAACATCCCATGTGCTTCAGCCAGTGGCAGCGGTTTATTATCCGGTGGTCCTCAGAGCAACAGCGGCAGTGCTGCCAAGGGCCGCAAACACCCATTCCTCCAACGCTCAGACTCGACGCTTTGCCTTGGCTGCCCTCCGCTTGACCCCTTCGACACAGTCATGTCCGAAGCTTTGCCTCTAGCTGATCAACCACATCTGTTGCAACCTCATTCGCGTCGCGAGGATCTCTTTGGGGTCCCTCGACAGTCACCTGGCACTACAGCAAGTGGATCTGGGGCTAATGTACTTGAAGGTCTTCCCACGAGACTAGGACTTTCGACGAGAACCGCTGAGGGTAGTCTTAACTCGTCAACGCTAATCTTGGGACAAATCGAGCAGATTGTTAGGAATAGTTGCTCCACAAGTGCAGCTGTGGATAGAAGGAATGCTAATGCTGGACGAAGTGATGCTGGTGAACCAGGACCAAGTAAAAAAACGTATAATCAGACAAACGAACAGAGCCAGTCAACTGTTGCAGTGGTCGAACAGCAGACCGACAGAGCACCTATCATAGTTTCGCCTAACAACCAACCCATGGAGATGGAGAGCAATAGTAACAGCAGCAGTAGTCCTCCAAAATCTGGTAGTAGTAAAGATGTTCAGTGCAAAGCCGAGCGCAGTGTCATAGTTCGTgccggcagcagcagtagtggGAGCTGTTCTTCAGAAAAcagtataaataaacaatcgaACGTCGTCGTCCCGGAAGTCATAGTAAGCGGAGTGCAGACCGATTCTCAGACGGTCGGTGCGAATGAAGAAGTTGTCGACCTTGCCACTACACCTACCGCATCTCAAGAAATATCGGCCCACGAAACAGTCGAGGGTAGtaacagcaacagcagtagTCAATCCGCACCGTCAGCTCCAGATCCTCCACAGCAGCAACATCAAGCCCCGTCAACGCCTGCTCGCGCCCAGGTTTCGAACATTGGCACTAAGATCTCGCACAACATTCTTCTGGGCAGGTGGAGACTGTCCCTTGACTTATTTGGGCGGGTTTTTATGGAAGACGTAGGTTTGGAGGCTGGAAGCATTGTTTCTGAACTCGGTGGGTTTCCCGTCAAGGAGGCAAAATTCCGCAGAGACATGGAGAAGCTCAGGAGTTCGCAACAGAAAGATATTACGTTGTCAAAA GTGGAACGCGACAGGACGCAACTTCTTGTTCAGACGATGAAAGAATTGAATACACAGTATAATCTGTATAATAGAAGAGCATCTAATACGCCACCTTTAGCTGTAAATCGTGTTAAGGTCACATTTAAAGACGAACCTGGAGAGGGTTCGGGTGTCGCGCGAGGTTTTTATACGGCGATAGCAGAG GCGCTGTTGGCTAATGAAAAACTACCGCCACTAGAGGCAGCACAAGTAGGCTCAAAATACACACAGTACAACGTTTTACAAAAACTCAAAATCAGAGAACGCGACCGAGATCTTCGTAGACAA AATCCCCGTTCGTCTGGTAAATGCCGCGAATCCCGACGAGCTCTATCGTTCGAGGCTCGCTCGTTCCACCCATCGACGTCACTCGAGGGCAGCTCCTCCAATTCTGGTAACTCCTCGTCCACGGCTCACCCACCACTTTTTGTTCACGCCAACAACGACCATTTGACGATGCATCAGCAACAGCTAGGCGATCGGTTGTACCCGAAAGTCTACGCGCTGCGACCAACTCACGCCGAGAAAATCACGGGTATGCTGTTGGAAATGAATCCAGCGCAACTGCTTATGTTGCTGGCGTCGGAGGAGTCTCTCAGACAAAAAGTCGAGGAGGCATTCGAGCTCATACAAAGTCACAATCAGGATTTGGCCAGTGAGGCACTTCTTGATCTCGATGTTTTCAGTTTGACCGAACGCTGTGGTGCTACTAAGAAAAAACAATTAG AGAGTTCGATTATCGATGATACGGAGGATAACGCACCGCTGTTTTATGCACCCGGAAAGCGAGGATTTTACACGCCTAGGCAGGGAAGAGGAAGCTACGAAAGACTAAACGCTTTTAGGAATGTCGGACGATTGATAGGCTTGTGTTTGCTTCAGAACGAGCTTTGtccaatatttttaaatcgacATGTACTCAAATATATATTGGCTAGGCCTATAAGGTTCCACGATCTTGCATTTTTCGATGCCGTCATTTACGAAAGTCTTCGGCAACTAGTGGTAGACGCTGAGACCAAGGACAGCAGCAATTTGTTCCAGTTAGATCTTACGTTTAG CATTGACTTGTGTCCCGAGGAAGGTGGCGGTTCGATCGAACTTGTACCGAACGGTCGCGATATAGAGGTAACGGCCGGTAATGTCTACGACTATGTGCGCAAATACGCTGAAGTGCGCATGATCAAGGTGCAAGAAAAGGCACTCGAAGCAATGCGAGAAGGAGTCTTTGACGTGTTGCCTGAAGGTGCACTCGATGGCCTTACATCCGAAGATCTGCGACTCCTTCTCAATGGCGTGGGTGATATTAATGTTTCGGTGCTTATCTCATATACGTCATTTAACGACGAGTCCGGCGAACCTACGGACAGGCTCGTCAAGTTCAAGCGTTGGTTATGGTCTATCGTCGAAAAAATGTCACACGTTGAAAGACAAGATTTG GTGTACTTCTGGACGGGTTCACCGGCGTTACCAGCCAGCGAGGATGGCTTCCAGCCAATGCCCAGCGTCACGATCCGACCAGCCGACGATGCTCATCTGCCTACGGCTAACACCTGCATATCGCGCCTCTACGTTCCCCTGTACAGCTCGCGTCACGTGTTACGTCACAAACTGCTGCTCGCCATCAAGACGAAAAACTTTGGCTTCGTCTGA